The DNA segment CGCCGGCGCAGCTCCTCCACCACCTCGGCGTCCGTCCGGGACTCGACCGTGACGCTCCCCGGTCGCATGCCGCGCGGGTGGAAGGAGCCGGGGAAGCTGTCGTTGTGCCAGTTCGGGGCGTCGATCGCGCCCTGGAGGTCGAGGCCGCCGCGGACCGGGGCGCGCAGGGCGACGGCGAGGAGGAAGTGCAGCTGCCACTGGTCCTGCTGGTCCCCGCCGGGCGTGCCGAAGGCCATGACGGGCACGCCGTCGCGCAGGGCGATGGAGGGTGTGAGGGTGGTGCGGGGCCGGCGGCCCGGGGCCAGCGAGTTCGGCAGGCCCTCCTCCAGCCAGGTCATCTGCAGCCGGGTACCGAGCGGGAAGCCCAGTTCGGGCACGACGGGGTTGGACTGGAGCCAGCCGCCGCTGGGCGTGGCCGCGATCATGTTGCCCCAGCGGTCGACGACGTCGAGATGGCAGGTGTCGCCTCGGGTGCCTCCGTCGGCGGCGACCTCGGGCTCGCCCGGCACCGGGGAGGTCGGTCGCTTGGCGACGGTCGGTTCCCCGCCGCCCAGCGCGTCGAGGCCTGGCCCTGCGGTGGCCGCCACGCGCGCGTGCGCGCACAGTCGCGGGGCGAGGCCGCCCGGACTGCCGGGCCGCAGCTCATGGGAGGCCTTCTCGCCGACCAGCTCCCGCCGGGCGGCGTTGTACCGGTCGGACAGCAGCTCGGCGAGCGGTACGTCGGCCGCGTCGCCGTACCAGGCCTCCCGGTCGGCCATGGCCAGCTTGCAGCCCTCGATCAGCAGATGGACGTACTCGGCGGACCCGTACCGGGGCAGCTCGGGCGGGAGCAGCGCGAGCTGCTGGAGGAGGACCGGGCCCTGGCTCCAGGGGCCGGCCTTGCACACGGTCCAGCCGTTCCAGTCGTACGTCGCCGGCGCCTCGTAGGTCGCGGACCAGCCGGCGAGGTCGGCCGCCGTGAG comes from the Streptomyces sp. NBC_00443 genome and includes:
- a CDS encoding gamma-glutamyltransferase family protein; its protein translation is MFTTRPTLQGTFGMASSTHWLASQSAMAVLEGGGNAYDAAVAGAFVLHVVEPHLNGPAGEVPILIAPAGGEVRVVCGQGVAPAGATVAHYRGLGLDLVPGTGPLAAAVPGAFDAWMLLLRDHGTRTLADVLEYAIGYAEHGHAPVERVGETVETVRELFETEWPSSAEVYLRDGKAPRPGELSRNPALAATWKRLLDEVSGAGDRVAQIEAAREVWRSGFIAEALVRQARRPTMDTSGERHSGTLTAADLAGWSATYEAPATYDWNGWTVCKAGPWSQGPVLLQQLALLPPELPRYGSAEYVHLLIEGCKLAMADREAWYGDAADVPLAELLSDRYNAARRELVGEKASHELRPGSPGGLAPRLCAHARVAATAGPGLDALGGGEPTVAKRPTSPVPGEPEVAADGGTRGDTCHLDVVDRWGNMIAATPSGGWLQSNPVVPELGFPLGTRLQMTWLEEGLPNSLAPGRRPRTTLTPSIALRDGVPVMAFGTPGGDQQDQWQLHFLLAVALRAPVRGGLDLQGAIDAPNWHNDSFPGSFHPRGMRPGSVTVESRTDAEVVEELRRRGHEVTVGDDWSEGRLCAVARDPETGVLSAAANPRGMQGYAVGR